The following DNA comes from Bacteroidia bacterium.
GCTGCACGAGTTCTTCGCTCTCCTGAAATTAATTGGTATTTATCATAGCCCATCTTGCGAAGGGTTACAGGTTGAATGATACCATGTAACTGAATAGAGGCAGCAAGCTCTTCTAATGCTTGTTTCTCAAATTCTGTTCTGGGCTGGAATGGATTTGCTTCAATCTGATTAATCGGCACTTCGCTCACACTGCTAACAACTTTGTTATCTCCAAACTCTTCTATATTGATATTTTCGGAGGCAAGCAGTGCAGACAATCCTTTACCAAGTCCACTTTTCATATTCTTTGACATCCTTTTTAAAAATTATATTGCAATGGTTGCATCTTTAAACTGGGTCATACCATTTTTTTGCATCACTTCACGAGCAAGGTTCAGATAATTCACCGCACCTTTACTTGTTGCATCATGTTCTAAAACAGGTAATCCAAAACTTGGAGCCTCTCCCAACTTGGTATTGCGATGAATAATGGTGTCAAACACAAAGTTTTGGAAATGCATTTTTACTTCATCCACCACTTGATTAGACAAACGCAAGCGTGAGTCATACATGGTCAATAATATTCCTTCAATTTCTAAATTTTTATTTAGGTTCTGTTGGATAATTTTTATGGTATTGAGCAGTTTACCCAATCCTTCTAATGCAAAGTATTCACACTGTACGGGGATGATGATTGAATCCGCTGCAGTTAATGCATTGGTTACTAAAATACCCAAAGAAGGAGAACAATCTACAATAATAAAATCGTATTCATCTTTGACCCCTTCAAACATATTTTTCATAAACAACTCTCTATTGTTGCTGTTGACCATTTCTATTTCAAATCCAACTAAATCAATGGATGAAGGAAGTAAGTGTAAAAATGAGTTATCGGTATGCAAGATTGCATCTTTCACTTTCGCGCTACCATTCAAACACTCATACAATCCGGTTTTGATATTTCTTGGTTCAAAGCCAAATCCTGATGTTGCATTTGCCTGTGGGTCTGCATCCACAAGTAAGGTTTTACATTCCAATACGGCTAAACTTGCTGCTAAATTAATTGCGGAAGTCGTTTTGCCAACTCCGCCTTTCTGATTTGCTATTGCTATTATTTTTCCCATTTCTATGTATTATATGCTAAATATTTCTCCTATTCCCGGCAGGATTAGTTCAATTCCGGCTTGTTTAAATTTTTGTATTGCTTCTTGATGATTAATTTCAATGTATCCAAAAGTATCGAAGTGCATTCCAACAATTTTATTGCATTGAATAAATGCAGCGGCTCTTATGGCATCCTCTATTCCCATTGTAAAATTATCGCCAATGGGCAGAAATGCAAAATCAAGGTTAAATTGCTCACCAATCAATTTCATATCATAAGTGAGTGCAGTATCACCTGCGTAGTAAAAAGTACGCTCTTTCGATTCTATTACATAACCACAGGGATTTCCGCCATAAGAACCATCAGGAAAAGCACTGGAATGGATTGCATTAACCATTTTTACTCGTCCAAAATCAAAATTCCAAGCGCCTCCAATATTCATGGGATGTACAGACTTACATCCTTGCTTGGAAGCCCAATCTGTTATTTCAAAAATTGAAACTAAAGTTGCTCCTTTTGTTTTGACAAAATGCAATGTATCGCCAAGATGATCTCCATGAGCATGGGATAAAAGTAGATAATCACTGTGAATAGTGTCTATATTAATACTCTTTGCTAAAGGATTGTCAGAAATAAATAGGTCAAAAACAATACTTTTGTCCGCAATATTTACCCTAAAACAAGATTGACCGTAATATGTTACATCCATGACGCGATTTTACATTTTTAGACTGCACAAAAATACTCTGATGAAACCGGTAAACTCTTTTCCAGCTCTTTTAATTGTAAACATTTTACTTATACTTTTTGGGTGTAACCATGTGGATAAATCTAATCCTGTCAATTTTTTCAGATATAATGAGGATGCAGGCATAACCACTCTTGACCCTGCTTATGTCAGGAGTCAAGCTGAAATTTGGGCGTGTAGCCAGATTTTTGAAGGTCTGGTTGAGTTAGATGACAAGTTAAATGTCATCCCTTGTATTGCACATAGTTGGGAGATTTCAAATGACAACAAACGCTTTCTGTTTCACTTAAACACAAATGTCTTTTTCATTGATTATCACGGTAATCAAAGGCGCAAACTCACTGCTTCCGATTTTGTTTACAGTTTTTCTCGTATTGTCAAAAAAGAAAATGCTTCTCCAGGCAGTTGGATTTTCAATGATAAAATTGACATGAGTGTCTTTGAAAGTGGTAACGAACATCATTCTTCCTTCCCTTTTCGTGCAATCAACGATTCTACTTTTGAAATCAATCTTACAGTTGCTTTCGCTCCATTTCTTTCATTGTTAGCAAACCCATATTGCTTTGTAGTTATGCCGGAAGAAGCAGAAAAAGAAGGCAAATCATTCAGAGAGAAACCAACAGGAACCGGTCCGTTCAGACTTGTTCGTTGGGATGAGGATGTGCAACTGCTGCTTCACAAAAATCCTTTCTACCATCAACACGCTGAGACCAAGCAACTGCCTTTATTGGATGGAGTTTTAATTGATTTAAACAAAAACAAACAAGCAGCATTCATGGGGTTTATTTCAGGCAAATATGACTTTTTTAATGGTGTAAACCCTACCGTCAAGGATGAATTGTTTAACCAAAACGGAACGCTAAAGGAAAAATATCAAAGCAAATTCACTCTCAAATCTGCTCCATTTCTTAATTCTGAATTTATCGGGTTTTATTTGGAGGATACGCCAACCGGCATAACTAAAGAGCAATTTCACGAATTGCGCAAAATGCTTAATCTGGCAACAAATCGTAATGAAATCATTACTTATTTAAAAAACGGATTAGGTTATCCTGCCGACAAAGGATTTATTCCTTATGGAATTGCGGCCTACGATTCTGCGCGGACTGCTTCCCTCCTCTACAATCCTGCACAAGCTGAGGCATGGATGAAACAACAAGGGTTCAATGCAAAAAATCCTTTGAAATTAACCCTCAACACCACTGCTGACTATATTGACATTGCTGTTCTACTCAAAAATCAATGGAAAAAAATTCTTATAGATTTAACAATTGAGATTCATCCGGGAAGTTTTCTTCGACAACTCCGCAACCAAGGAAAAGCCTTGTTGTTCCGCGCAAGTTGGATTGCTGACTACCCAGACCCTGAAAATTTTATGGCATATTTTTACTCGCCCTTTCTCAGCCCTAACGGACCTAATTACACTCATTTTCACAACAAACAATTTGACGAACTCTATCTGAAATCCATCTCTGAAAGCAATGCCCATCAACGCTTGTCATATTTAGCTCATATGGATAGTATTATTACAAAAGAATGTCCTGTTTTATTTCTGTTCTATGATAAAAGTGTACGACTGGTTGCCAAACATGTCAATGGATTAGAAGCCAACCCTATGAATCTTCTCAAACTTAAGTACGTTTCCAAATCAAAATGACAAAAGACGTTATCACAATACGGGAACTTATCTTTGGAAGCAGCGAACAAAAAGAAAGTATTAAACTTCGCGATGAAATATTGCGCAAACCGCTTGGATTGCATTTTTCAGATGAAGAATTACAGAACGAACATAATCAAATTCACATAGGTGCATTTCTGGATGGTAGAATCGTTGGAATATTGTTACTCATGCCGCTTAGTAATACAGTGATAAAGATGAGGCAAGTGGCAGTGGACAACAATTTACAAAGGAAAGGAATAGGTAAAAAATTGGTCTTATTTGCCGAAAACTATGCAAAACAACAAAGTTTTAAAGAAATAACGCTTCACGCTCGTAAAAGCGCAACTGAATTTTATCTTAATGCAGGGTTTCAAATTGAAGGAAATCCTTTTATTGAGGTTGGGATTCCTCACTACTTAATAAAAAAACATATATGAAAGTAAAAGTTGATTGCGGTAGCACAAAATGTGATTTCTTATTTATTGAAACAAGAAAAATTCTCAGTTGTCCCGGGTTTAACCCCAATATTTCAGATAATCATGTTTTAGAGAATAACATCAATTCAAATCAGGAATTAAAGGTGATGTTGCAACAAAGTTCTGAAATTGTTTTTTATGGGACAGGCTGTGCAAAGAATGCAAATAAAGAGCGCGTTTTAAAAGTCCTATCAAGCCTTGTTCCAAATGCAGCAATTGTGGTTAAACACGATTTAGATTTAACGCTGGATGCATTGGCTGGGAATACACCTTGCTATGTAAACATTTTGGGCACAGGCAGTAATTCTTTGTTTTATGACGGGAAGCACCCAATTCAAATCGTCCCTTCATTAGGTTATATATTAGGTGATGAAGGAAGCGGCACCTGGTTTGGCAAACAAATTTTAAAAGACTTTTTTTACAAGAAATTACCTTTAGAAATTGAAAAAGCAATCAATGAGAATGAACAACTCAAGATTGAGCAAGTCATTGAGAGAATTTATAGAAGTGAGGGCGCAAACAGATTCATCGCGAGCTTTGCCCGTTACCTCTCCGACTTTCGAAGTACTGAATACGTTCAAGCACTCTTGCACAAAGGATTTCAAAGTTTTTTAGATGCATTTATTTTCTCTTCACAACCGGTTGACTGTCCGCTACATTTTTCAGGTTCTATTGCATTCCATTTTGCGGATGAATTAAAATCAGTTTTGCTTGAAAATAACCTTATTGCTGGCAAAATAGTTAAATCGCCTTTAGAAGCTTTGATTGATTAGCGCTAACTAATTAAACCAAGAATCTGTTTCACACTATCCTTGTTGGGCAACAACGAATATAACTTGACTTGATAGTCATGTTTAATTTTTAAGATTAAAAATAGAAACTGAGCACAGTAGCCACACACTACACCTAATACAAAACCGTTTACTCCAAAATAATGAGACAATATCATAAATCCTGCAAATCCAACTAAAGCACCTATTGCATTGGCTACAATAAGCACAACAAATCGGTTAGCCGCATGATAAAAATGGCTGATAATTGATGATATGGACTGTAGAAGCACCATTGGCGAGAACAACAGAAACATGGTTCCAAGTCCTGCAAACTCTTTCTTTAATAACCAAATCCAAAATTCGTCAGGAATGAAAATAAGTACCAACACGACCGGAATAACACAGAGCAAGGAAAGACGTGCATATTTGAGTACATCAGGTATGTCATCTGCGGGATTTTTAGAATGAATAATTTTAGCATGTAAAATCTGACCCAATGAAGCTGCAATAATCAACACCCCCTCACCTAATACCACCACATTTGAAAAAACTCCTAAGTTTTCCATTCCAAATAGCAAAGGCATGAGAAAAAACGGCAGTCTGGTTGCAATAAATTGTATCAGATGCCCTGATTGTGAAAGTGCTCCATTTTTAAAAATTACCTTGCTTAGTTCTTTACTTCCTTTGGGTTTAATTGAACAATCTGCAAAAAGTTTGAGTCGCATAAAAGTAAACAAATCTGCAAGTAACCAAGCAGCTAATAAACACAGAAAATACTCCCTCACGCCAATATTACTTACTCCTTTTACTAAAGCAAAAACTGCAAAACCGGTAATCGATAAAAAGGGAACTAACGCAAATGCATAATTTCTTGCGTTGAGTTTACCTTTACCTATCAAAATTGCGCCATGTGTATTAAACACTCCCATTAACAAAAGAGCAATAGGAATAACAATAGAGTATGCACTTTGGTTTAAAGGAAAAATAAGGTAGAATAACAACACAAAGCATGAAAGGAATACTACCCATTTTAATGCAAAAGCCCATAATTGCTTAGCCGGATACTTTGCACTCAAATTTATCAAAGCGCTTCCGGTAACAAAATCACTGACAATCACCCAAGCACCAATCCAAGACAATAAAAAACTAATCTCTCCTCTAATCTCAGCACCCAACCAACGTGAAGTCAGTACTACTGCCAAAACTCCACAGCAAACACCAATAGCTTTGGAAATAAATGAATGAATAACAAGGTTTTTTGCGGCCAATACTGAACTCCTCTTATGCGAGTGCCAAATAAATGTATGTTTTGTTATGATACAAAAAATATTGCTGTTAAATCATTCTATCTTTGCCACATGCAGTTACAAGAGATTCTGAAAGATGTGAAATCGGTTGCTTTAGAAGTTGGAACATTCATAGAGAATGAGCGAAAAAACTTTGATAGCAATATTGTACAAGAAAAGAGTCCCAATCAATTGGTGAGTTATGTAGATATTGAGGCAGAAAAGCAAATCATACAAGGCTTATCAGCCATTCTTCCGCAAGCAGGATTTATTGGAGAGGAAGCTACACATAATTCCGAACAAAAGGAATACACATGGGTCATTGACCCTTTAGATGGTACAACCAATTTCGTACACAATCTTCCTGTGTTTTGTATCAGTATCGGCCTATTGCATCAAAACAAACCCATCTTAGGCGTAATATATGAACCGAATCGCAAAGAGTTGTTTTATGCTTCTGAAAATAGCGGTGCTTTCCTTAACAACCGCAATATCCGTGTTACACAAACTGAAACCCTTCAACGCACTTTACTTGCAACGGGTTTCCCTTATTATGATTTTGACAAAGTCAGAGCATTTTTAAACGTGTTGGATTATTTGATGAAAAACACTAGAGGTCTCAGAAGAATGGGGTCAGCAGCCGTTGATTTAGCCTATACGGCTTGTGGTCGTTTTGACGGTTTCTTTGAATACGGATTGAGTCCTTGGGATGTTGCAGCAGGTGCTTGTATTGTGAAGGAAGCAGGAGGCATTGTTTGTGATTTTAGAAATGGAAATGATTTTTTGTTTGGCAAAGAAATTATTGCATGCAATACTCAGATAGCACTATCGCTTGTACCCTTTATTTCAAAACAATTTCATCCTACAAACGATTAAACACAAAAAGGTAATTATTCATTTTTAATAATAAAACTCCTTTCGCTAAAAGCAGGCAAGGCAGGAGCAGCTTCATAGAAATGTTCAATCATATCCTTTGAATCCATTAATCCCAAACTGTATAGTACAGGCACAAAGTGATCAGGTGTGGGGGCTGCCAACTTTCCTAACTTATTACTGCTTTCATAATTGATGATTGACTCAACATCTCTTTTGTCAATTTTATCTTTTATCCAAAGGTCATACTCAATCTCCCAGCCATAAGGGCTTGCATCGTTTGATTGCATTTTTTGACCCGCTAATCGCAAATTGTGAATCAAAGCACCACTGCCGATAATCAAAACTCCTTTATCACGCAAGGACTTCAGCTCTTTACCTAACTCATAATGATATTGAGGATTGGCATAATAGTCAATGCTTAGTTCAAACACCGGCACATCAGCCTCCGGAAATAAATGCATTAGCATGGGCCACGCACCATGATCCAAACCCCAATCTGTGGTTTCTACAATCGAAGGTACGATTGACTTGAGTTCTTTGGCAAGCCCCGGTGCTCCTTGTGCTTGGTAATAAACTTTGTAATACTCTTCAGGAAAACCGTAGTAATCAAAGATTTGTTGCTGTTCTTGTGCAATGTTCACATAGGTTCCCTTAGTACACCAATGAGCAGATACTACCACTGCCGCTTTTACGTCATAATCTTTCTTTAATTCCTTGCCTAACTCATAGAGTTTTTGCCAAAATGGTCTTTGCTCTCTGGTGAGTGGAATATCAAATGGATTGCCATGCGAAGTAAACAATACAGGCATCCGTTTACTCTGTTTAGGTAGCCCGTCTGTAAATGCTTTTAAATTTCCTAATGTGCCCATAGCCAATAGTCCTGCAATTGTACTTAAAAACTCTTTCCTTTGCATAAGAAACAAAAATATAAAGAATTACACTTTCATTGATTCTCCTAATAGCAATGTTTGTCTAAAACCTTAAAATTTCGTCAAAATACGATTGCCTCTATTGCCTAATCCAAGTCTGAGTTCTACCTAATAGCGAAAAACCGATATACCCTCTGATTTCTAAGTTTCCTTTTTTATTGATTTTTGCTTCGCAACTATACGTCTTCCCTGTTTTAGGGTCTGTAATATTTCCATCAACCCATTCATTCCCTTTCTTTACAAGTCCTTCCACTATTTCAAGACCAATCAAGGGTTGATTTTTCTTGCTTCCGCTACATTCAACACATTTGTCATGCTTTGGTTTGATAAGCAGTTCAACAATTTTACCATAATATTTTCCATCACTCTTTTTGTATATTTCAACAATTGATTTTGCTTTTCCTGTTTCATCATCAATGGTTTTCCACTTTCCTTCAATCGTAGGTGAGTTTACAGAAAAGAGAATGGATAAAATTGCGAATAGTATTGTATAATTCATAGCTTTTTTATTTGGTAAATGCGAAGATAAGAGAATAACTCAATAATCGAATAGGAAGAAAAATCGAATGACAAAATTCTTTTAAGAGTGATGCTGTTGCTTGTATTTTAACCAATCTTCGTGTAATTTCCCTCCAACTAATTTATCTATTGGAAATGTAAACAAATCTTCAGTTATGTCAGACCATTTAACCCAACGATATCGCTCCTGTTCATTGTAAAAAGGATTCGTATATGGCTCAAATTGTAAATTGTTTTCTTGAGCGTAATGAATCTTAAAATAAACACTAATAATCTGGTCTGTTTCTAACCAAGCAGATTGAACAAAAAAGTCGGTAATGTAAAACAATTCATGTACTGTAATCTCCAAATTCAACTCCTCTTTAAACTCCCTTTTTAAACAATCTTGCAATCCTTCGCCCCACTCTAACCCACCTCCGGGAAATTTTGTAAAAAACTTATTCCAACGAAATTCATCACTCACAAGTATTTCATTGTTGTCATTGAACAAAATACCATAAACACGAATGTTAAATCGCTTGTTCATTCAAAAACTTTTCAGCATTTTTAATATCGCTATGTAGCAATGTATCTTTGTCTCTGAATGGCACAACCCTTCTGAATGAATCAAAAATCCCTTTGAGTTTTGCAGATGTTTTTTCAGTTCCTCGAAAGTCCAGCGCTTGACATGCACACAACATCTCGATTGCAAGAACAGTTTGTAAGTTCTTAGTAATTTTATAGAGTTTTGTTGCAGCATTCGCACCCATACTCACATGATCTTCTTGACCATTGCTGCTGACAATACTATCAACAGACGCGGGGGTTGCCAATATTTTGTTCTGACTTACAATTGATGCCGCAGTATATTGTGCAATCATATAACCACTGTTCAAGCCTGCATTGGGTATTAGGAAAAGTGGCAATCCGCGCTCCCCTGAAATCAACTTATATATTCGCCTTTCACTGATGGATGCCAATTCTGATGCTGCTATTGCAGAAAAGTCAAGTTGAAACGCCAATATCTCTCCATGAAAATTACCCGCACTTAAAATTTTATCCTCATCAGGAAAAACATTGGGGTTGTCTGTAACTGCATTTATTTCTGTCTCAACAATGTCTATTGCTTGCTGCAATACCTGCTTACATGCTCCATGCACCTGTGGGATACAACGAAATGAATAAGGATCTTGAACATGTTGTTTAAGCTGCTTTGCAATTTCAGAATCTTTTCTTAATGCAGTAATTGTTTGAGCCGTTTCAATCTGACCTCTGTGAGGGCGAATGGAATGAGATTCAGGTGCAAAAGGTTCTTCTCTTCCATCAAAAGCTTCAATTGACAATGCAGCTATGATATCTGCCCATTTACTTAATTTACTCAATTCACTCAAACACCACACTCCAAAAGCACTCATAAACTGCGTACCATTAATTAATGCCAACCCTTCTTTCTCTCCCAACTCAACGGGCTTCAATCCTGTATTAGCCAAAAACTCAGCTCCGGTCATAGTTCGCCCTTGATGTCTTACCCACCCTTCGCCAAATATTGGAAGACACAAATGGGATAAAGGTGCCAGATCTCCTGATGCCCCCAATGAACCTTGTTCATAGACTATCGGAAAGTAATTGTTATTATACAATGCTGCTAATTGTTCAACAGTGGACAGATTAACACCTGAATACCCTTTGGCTAATGATTGCACTTTGAGCACAAGCATGATTTTAACAATCTCTTCTTCAATTTCATCTCCTGTTCCGCAAGCATGCGAACGCAATAAATTGTACTGAAGGTTACACATGTCAGCAGGAGGTATGATATGATTACACAGTGAGCCAAATCCGGTATTGATACCATAGATTGGTTCTTTTGAAGTTTTAATTTTATCTTCAAGAAACATTCTGCAAGTCACTATACTATCCTTAGCATTTTCGCTTAATGACAATTGCTCATTACCCTGTACCAACTTCCTGACTTGGTCAATCGTGATATTTGATTTTGGCTCTATTCTCATTACTTCACTGTATTAATAAATTCGTCAATAGATAAGGTTTGCTGATTGCCGCTCAAAAGATTCTTCAGCGTTATCTGATTCTCTAGCATTTCATTTTCCCCGACAATTGCAACAGATTGAATTTGTTCTGCATTTGCATAATCCAACTGCTTTTTCAACTTACTTGGCTCCGGATAAACTTTGCAGCTCACTCCTTTGCTTCTCAGCATCTCCGCTACTTTGATACAATAAGAAACAGCTTCGAAACTCATTCCACAAAACAAAACCTTACAATTCGCTTCATTGCCAGTCGGGAAAAGTTGTAAAGCTTCCATCAAATCATAAATTCTATCCGCTCCGAAACTAATTCCCACTCCTGATATACCCGGCATGTCAAAAATACCCGTTAGGTTGTCATATCTGCCTCCGGCTGCAATACTGCCAATACCGCTGTTTGGCACTTTCACTTCAATGATACATCCTGTATAATAGCTTAACCCTCTTGCTAAAGTTCCATCAAACAGTACATTTTTGCTAAATCCACTTGCGGTTAAATACTTTAGAAGTTCCTCCAATTCCACCAGACCTTGCAAACCTATTGTGCTATTGGACAACAATGCTTTCCATTGAGCAATGCTTTCGGTTGAAAGTGCAGAAGAAATCAAAAATTGCTCAGCAATTTGAATTTGAGTATCTGCAAAACCTCGTTCTTTGAATTCATTTAAAACACCCTCCTTGCCTATTTTATCAAATTTGTCCAGCGCGACTGTAAACTGAGAAAACTTATCTGGAGCACCTATCACTTCTGCTACTCCTTCTAGCACTTTGCGATTATTAAGATGAATGACATAGCCTTGAATGCCTAACTTCTCAAATGCCCTATGAAATATAGCAACCAAATCCGCCTCCGAAGTCAGACTGTCTGTACCAATAATATCAGCATCACATTGCCAAAACTCTCTATATCTGCCTTTTTGAGGTCTGTCAGCCCGCCAAACCGGTTGCATCTGATAGCGTCTGAAAGGGAATTTTACTAAATGCCTGTTCATACTAACATATCTTGCAAAAGGAACAGTTAAATCATATCGTAGTCCGCGACTTGCCAGTATTGGTAAAGTTTTTTTGGATGTTAAACTTCCTATTGATGTACTTTCTCCAAAGGATTTATTGACATTACCCCAAAAATCACCACTGTCTAAAATCTTAAATAACAGTTGGTCGCCCTCATCTCCATACTTGCCGGTCAATGTTTCAATATTTTCTAATGCAGGAGTTTCAATTGCATGAAATCCATAGAGTTGAAACACCTTTTCAATGGTATTAAAAATGAATTTTCTCTTTTTCATTTCTTCAATACCGAAATCTCTCGTTCCTTTTGCCAATGACACTTTTCCCATTGATATATTCTTTGTTTGCTTAGAGTGTTCAAAAATAGACAAAATTCACTCTTTTAACGGGTCACTTTCTTGAAGAATCTTCATTTCTTTTTCGACTCACACTGACACAAATACATCATTCAAAAACCAAAGAAAATATCTTTCCATCCTATCTAAATTCAAATTAAAGAAGTATGTTTGCAGTCGTAAAAACTAACGATTGTTAGTTTGAATTAATTATTAATCAAAATACAAAATAAACAAATGAAATTTGAGAGAAGACCATGGGCAGAGCCCTACAAAATCAAAGTAGTTGAACCTTTGAAAATGACAACACAATCTGATAGAGAGAAATTCATTAAAGAGGCTGGGTACAATACATTTTTGTTACGTTCAGAAGATGTTTACATAGACCTTTTAACCGACAGCGGAACCAATGCCATGAGTGACAACCAATGGGCAGGCATGATGCTCGGAGATGAAGCTTATGCAGGAAGCACCAACTACTACCATCTTGAAGCTAATGTTAGAAAATACTATGGTTACAAACATTTGGTGCCAACGCACCAAGGCAGAGGAGCAGAAAATTTACTTTCTCAATGTCTAATTAAGCCCGGTCAATATGTTCCCGGAAACATGTATTTCACAACCACCAGAGCCCACCAAGAATTGGCTGGCGGAACTTTTGTAGATGTTATTATTGATGAAGCACATGATTCTCAGATTCAACACCCATTCAAAGGAAACGTCAGCTTAGAAAAATTCAGCAATTTGATTGATAAAGTTGGGGCAATAAATATTGCTTACATCACGATTGGAGCAACAGTGAATATGGCAGGGGGACAACC
Coding sequences within:
- the hisS gene encoding histidine--tRNA ligase, producing MGKVSLAKGTRDFGIEEMKKRKFIFNTIEKVFQLYGFHAIETPALENIETLTGKYGDEGDQLLFKILDSGDFWGNVNKSFGESTSIGSLTSKKTLPILASRGLRYDLTVPFARYVSMNRHLVKFPFRRYQMQPVWRADRPQKGRYREFWQCDADIIGTDSLTSEADLVAIFHRAFEKLGIQGYVIHLNNRKVLEGVAEVIGAPDKFSQFTVALDKFDKIGKEGVLNEFKERGFADTQIQIAEQFLISSALSTESIAQWKALLSNSTIGLQGLVELEELLKYLTASGFSKNVLFDGTLARGLSYYTGCIIEVKVPNSGIGSIAAGGRYDNLTGIFDMPGISGVGISFGADRIYDLMEALQLFPTGNEANCKVLFCGMSFEAVSYCIKVAEMLRSKGVSCKVYPEPSKLKKQLDYANAEQIQSVAIVGENEMLENQITLKNLLSGNQQTLSIDEFINTVK